The DNA segment atgatTATTTTTGGTAATCTTTCAGAAACCAGCCTTGCTCACTGCAAGCTCTGGGCAACCGATCTATGACGTAGACACGGACGCTCTGGACGGGGACCTGCTCATCAACCAGTACTTCCTAGACTCCATCGACAGCGCCGTCAACGCGAGGATCCCGGCAAGAGAAGCCTTCGCTAAAGCCGCAGCCGCTCACGGATACTTCATCGTTACAAATGACGTCACCAAGTACACCAAGGCGAAATTGTTCGAGAAAGTCGGAAAGAAAACTAAAATTTTTGCTCGCCTAGGAATATCTCAGGTCCTGCCAGGACAAAGTGACACGACCCTCACAGCTGCTAGAGGGTTTTCTATTAAATTCTACACGGAAGAAGGCAACCTTGATCTACTTAGCATAAATATCCCAGTCTTCCTTTATAGAAATGCTTTTCTCTTCATCGGACTGTTTCATACATTTAGCAATAATCCAAAGACTAACATTCAAGACCCGAATGCTATTATTGACTTCATTGTACAGAATCCCATAACTCTGCATAACTTACTTTGGTTCTTTTCCGAATTTGGTATTCCTAAAGGGTACAGACATATGAACGCATTTCCTATTCATTCTTTTCAGTTGTACAATGAAGAAGGACAAACATTTTTTGCACGGTTTAAGATTTTATCTGAACTTGGTTTTGAGCCTCTCAGTCTTGATCAAGCGTCGGCTATATCTAGCTACgattttaactttttcataAGAGATTTGTATAATTCTATTGAAAGAAAAAACTATCCAACTTGGACGTTAGAGATGGATGTACTCAATGTATGTGATATAAAACAGCTTAACTTTGATCCATTTGATGTAACGAGATTATGGCCTAACGGCACATATACCACAGTTCCAATAGGTAAAATTATCTTGGATAGAAACGTCGAAAATTATTTTGCTGAAGCAGAGCAAGCCGCTTTTAATCCTATTAATTTGGTACCTGGCATCAAAAATCCTCCTGAGCAACTCTTTCAGGTACGAACCTTTGCTTACAGTAGTGCTCAAAAAAATCGCCTTGGTAATAACTTTAACAAAATAGCTATAAATTGTCCGATGTACGCAGAAACTTACAACCGCGATGGAGATCCTCCGGTGTTAGATAATGGAGGTGACGCAGTCAATTATTACCCTAACTCCTTTAATGGACCTGTGCCTTTTTATGACCCTGCCAGGCCCCGGAAACAGTTCAAAATTGTAGAGAAAAGTATTGTACATTTGGAAGATAGCCGAAGGTTTTACAAGGAGGTTCTAGCTACCGATGCCCAGAAACAACGCCTCGTCGACAACTTCGCGAGGACATCACTTCGAGTGAAACATACGCTACAAGAAAAACTCATCAAGCTATTTAGAAAAGTTGATTGTGATTTAGCAGATAGATACATCAAGACGTTGgataaattgaaaaagaatGTGAAACTACCAAATGTTGTTGAAGATTTGGATGATAATAATCTTTATCCATACAGCAATgtgtaacaataattatgtatataatggtaattattgttaaaactat comes from the Plutella xylostella chromosome 9, ilPluXylo3.1, whole genome shotgun sequence genome and includes:
- the LOC125488565 gene encoding catalase-like, encoding MFSEKPALLTASSGQPIYDVDTDALDGDLLINQYFLDSIDSAVNARIPAREAFAKAAAAHGYFIVTNDVTKYTKAKLFEKVGKKTKIFARLGISQVLPGQSDTTLTAARGFSIKFYTEEGNLDLLSINIPVFLYRNAFLFIGLFHTFSNNPKTNIQDPNAIIDFIVQNPITLHNLLWFFSEFGIPKGYRHMNAFPIHSFQLYNEEGQTFFARFKILSELGFEPLSLDQASAISSYDFNFFIRDLYNSIERKNYPTWTLEMDVLNVCDIKQLNFDPFDVTRLWPNGTYTTVPIGKIILDRNVENYFAEAEQAAFNPINLVPGIKNPPEQLFQVRTFAYSSAQKNRLGNNFNKIAINCPMYAETYNRDGDPPVLDNGGDAVNYYPNSFNGPVPFYDPARPRKQFKIVEKSIVHLEDSRRFYKEVLATDAQKQRLVDNFARTSLRVKHTLQEKLIKLFRKVDCDLADRYIKTLDKLKKNVKLPNVVEDLDDNNLYPYSNV